The following coding sequences lie in one Arachis stenosperma cultivar V10309 chromosome 5, arast.V10309.gnm1.PFL2, whole genome shotgun sequence genomic window:
- the LOC130981140 gene encoding probable leucine-rich repeat receptor-like protein kinase At1g68400, with translation MQISQQIMILPFNITTILYYVSLFLFLFLLFLSNNNKNGSMVLCSDQSFYPQEREALLFIRDSLNSSIDLHGNWVGPPCIGEDQSKWFGITCSNFHVVHIVLEGINLSGTLKNPTFLQNITLLKKLSFRNNLLLGMLPNLTNLVSLEEVIFSDNHFSGKIPSGYVDLPSLRVLELQENYLDGQIPSFDQPSLESFNLSYNHLVGPIPQTHVIQRFPVSSFDNNTDLCGKPLDKLCPEPSPAPSPMPEPEVRKNKRLKVWIIALIASSSALFLFLIIIALLFCKRRASAEETRRKDSKDSAGYVFGTWAKKMVSHSFSEDSERLGRLEFSNKKFPVFDLDDLLRASAEVLGRGKLGITYKATLENGALVAVKKLSCMNELSKKEFLQQMQLLGSIKHENLVEIISFYYSEEQKLIIYELMNDGTLFDLLHEGRGIGRMSLDWSTRMSIIKDIAKGVAFLHECLPYQKVPHANLKSTNVLIQQDSQGAYNHSKLTNYGFFPLLSSKKKNHAEKLAISKSTEFVKRKKLTHKADVYCFGIIMLEIITGKIPGQVTSANDDEIVSDLSDWVRTVVNNDWSTDILDSELLAEKEGHDAMLKLTELALECTHVIPDNRPKMSQALRTIQEIEQNHKSQ, from the exons ATGCAAATTTCTCAACAAATCATGATCTTGCCTTTTAACATAACAACAATTCTTTACTATGTATCATTGTTTTTGTTtctgtttttattgtttttgagCAACAATAACAAAAATGGTAGCATGGTCTTGTGCAGTGATCAAAGTTTTTATCCACAAGAAAGAGAGGCTTTGCTGTTTATAAGGGATTCTCTAAATTCTTCTATTGATTTGCATGGGAATTGGGTTGGTCCACCATGcattggagaagatcaaagcaAATGGTTTGGTATCACTTGTTCTAATTTTCATGTTGTTCACATTGTTCTTGAAGGGATTAACCTTAGTGGAACTTTGAAAAATCCTACATTCCTTCAAAACATTACTCTCTTGAAGAAACTCAGCTTCAGAAACAATTTGCTTCTTGGGATGCTACCAAATCTCACAAATTTGGTGTCTTTAGAAGAAGTGATCTTTTCAGATAATCACTTCTCAGGGAAAATTCCTTCTGGGTATGTTGATCTTCCTAGTCTAAGAGTTTTGGAGCTGCAAGAGAATTACTTGGATGGTCAAATTCCATCCTTTGATCAACCATCATTGGAAAGTTTCAACCTTTCATATAATCACTTGGTGGGGCCTATTCCTCAGACTCATGTGATTCAAAGGTTTCCAGTGAGTTCCTTTGACAATAACACAGATCTTTGTGGAAAGCCATTGGATAAGTTATGTCCTGAACCTTCTCCTGCTCCATCTCCTATGCCAGAACCAGAAGTTAGAAAAAATAAGAGACTCAAAGTTTGGATTATTGCTTTGattgcttcttcttctgcacTGTTTCTGTTTCTGATCatcattgctttgttgttttgTAAAAGAAGGGCTAGTGCAGaagaaacaagaagaaaagattCAAAAGATTCAGCAG GGtatgtatttggaacatgggcAAAGAAAATGGTGTCTCATTCCTTCAGTGAAGACTCTGAAAGATTAGGAAGATTGGAATTTTCCAACAAGAAGTTTCCAGTATTTGACTTAGATGATTTGTTAAGGGCATCAGCAGAAGTTCTAGGGAGGGGCAAATTGGGTATTACATACAAAGCAACACTTGAAAATGGTGCTCTTGTTGCTGTGAAGAAACTTAGCTGCATGAATGAATTGAGCAAAAAGGAATTTCTTCAGCAGATGCAATTGCTTGGGAGCATCAAGCATGAAAATCTTGTAGAGATTATATCTTTCTATTATTCAGAGGAGCAAAAGCTCATCATTTATGAGCTTATGAATGATGGAACTTTGTTTGACCTCTTACATG AGGGTAGAGGAATTGGAAGAATGTCACTTGATTGGAGCACAAGAATGTCCATTATCAAAGACATAGCAAAGGGTGTTGCATTTCTTCATGAATGTTTGCCATATCAAAAGGTCCCTCATGCAAACCTAAAATCAACCAATGTCCTAATCCAACAAGATAGCCAAGGAGCCTATAACCATTCCAAGCTCACAAATTATGGATTCTTTCCACTTCTAAGTTCAAAGAAGAAAAACCATGCTGAGAAACTAGCCATAAGCAAGTCAACAGAATTTGTCAAAAGGAAGAAACTAACACACAAAGCAGATGTTTATTGCTTTGGTATCATCATGCTTGAGATCATAACTGGGAAGATTCCTGGCCAAGTAACTAGCGCTAATGATGATGAAATTGTAAGTGATCTTTCAGATTGGGTGAGAACTGTGGTGAACAATGATTGGTCCACAGATATATTGGATTCAGAGTTATTAGCAGAAAAAGAAGGGCATGATGCAATGTTGAAGTTAACTGAATTAGCACTAGAATGCACTCATGTTATACCAGATAATAGGCCTAAGATGAGTCAAGCGTTAAGGACAATACAAGAGATAGAACAAAATCACAAGAGccaataa
- the LOC130982683 gene encoding probable aquaporin TIP-type alpha, which yields MATRRYAFGRVDEATHPDSMRATLAEFASTFIFVFAGEGTGLALDRIYKDEAFSAGELLSLALAHAFALFAAVSASMHVSGGHVNPAVTFGALIGGRISVVRAIYYWVAQLLGSIVASLLLRLVTNNMRPGGFHVTSGLGAGHGLILEIVMTFGLMYIVYATAIDPKRGSIGAIAPLAIGLIVGANILVGGPFDGACMNPALAFGPSLVGWRWHYHWIYWVGPLIGAAIAAIMYEYIIIPVEPPHTHQPLAPEDY from the exons ATGGCTACTAGAAGATATGCTTTTGGGAGGGTTGATGAGGCAACACACCCTGATTCCATGAGGGCTACCTTAGCTGAATTTGCATCCACTTTCATCTTTGTCTTTGCTGGAGAAGGCACTGGCCTTGCTCTAG ATAGGATATACAAGGATGAAGCATTCTCAGCTGGAGAACTGTTGTCACTTGCACTTGCACATGCATTTGCACTATTTGCGGCGGTTTCTGCTAGCATGCATGTCTCCGGTGGTCATGTCAACCCGGCGGTGACCTTCGGAGCTCTCATCGGCGGCAGAATCTCCGTCGTCCGTGCCATCTATTACTGGGTTGCTCAACTTCTAGGTTCTATAGTGGCTTCCCTCTTGTTGAGGCTTGTCACCAACAACATG AGACCAGGAGGGTTCCATGTGACATCAGGGCTTGGAGCAGGACATGGGCTTATACTTGAGATAGTGATGACATTTGGGCTTATGTACATAGTATATGCCACTGCTATTGATCCCAAAAGGGGTTCTATTGGGGCCATTGCACCTTTGGCAATTGGGCTCATTGTTGGAGCAAACATCCTTGTTGGAGGCCCATTTGATGGGGCCTGTATGAACCCAGCACTTGCTTTTGGGCCTTCCTTGGTGGGCTGGAGATGGCACTACCACTGGATCTATTGGGTTGGCCCACTCATTGGAGCAGCCATTGCAGCAATCATGTATGAGTACATTATCATCCCAGTTGAGCCTCCTCATACTCATCAACCGTTGGCTCCTGAAGATTACTAG
- the LOC130982421 gene encoding uncharacterized protein LOC130982421 isoform X2, with the protein MPNAPKGRKKIRQCERRAMVESYVNKYRTINAGKFPTTKDVQRQVGGGFYFVREIIQELEYKSRTNSSKEMDENLLEQKKFNESKLQITVARKVSSDNTGSAKERTAQDDSQSIGLDEQEIINAGCDHLKVNRQSRTSYEAEIIHAPDAPTNQLLQERRKSPSSPSSDNNGNVYDKAEGHVSEFVETENHQVVEERCIGKEGYEKRGKAPSGDIYGETSHSTLQVPKDVRSGNDMPSYSSASVTPERHQLNEETEDVSASSVKKSSSSHSKARSHDSEFVDMEKHPILEEKSFRKAGYEAKEQSAVKDDLGIRNHKLEQSQGSSEFNESKINSDNRETSGVLASKKPTLWGNLKSLANGIINIWKKF; encoded by the exons ATGCCAAATGCCCCAAAAGGCCGGAAGAAGATTCGTCAATGTGAACGTAGAGCGATGGTTGAGTCTTACGTGAACAA ATATAGAACAATAAATGCAGGGAAGTTCCCGACAACAAAGGATGTTCAAAGACAAGTTGGTGGTGGTTTTTATTTTGTACGGGAAATCATACAGGAACTGGAATACAAATCTAGAACGAATTCTTCCAAAGAAATGGATGAGAATCTGTTGGAACAGAAGAAATTCAATGAGAGTAAACTCCAAATCACTGTAGCCCGGAAGGTTTCATCAGATAATACTGGGAGTGCAAAAGAAAGGACAGCCCAAGATGATTCTCAGTCAATAGGTTTAGATGAACAAGAGATTATTAATGCTGGTTGTGATCATCTTAAAGTAAATAGACAGTCACGGACGTCATATGAAGCTGAAATTATCCATGCACCA GATGCACCAACAAACCAGCTGCTACAAGAGAGACGAAAAAGTCCTTCTAGTCCTTCAAGTGATAACAATGGTAATGTGTATGACAAAGCTGAAGGCCATGTATCTGAATTTGTTGAAACGGAAAATCATCAAGTAGTGGAGGAACGATGCATTGGGAAAGAAGGTTATGAGAAAAGGGGGAAAGCTCCCTCGGGAGACATTTATGGAGAGACTTCCCATTCAACCCTCCAGGTACCAAAAGATGTAAGGTCTGGGAATGATATGCCTAGTTATTCTTCTGCTTCTGTTACACCAGAGAGGCACCAGCTAAATGAAGAAACAGAAGATGTTTCTGCCTCATCTGTTAAAAAATCTAGCAGTAGTCACAGCAAAGCTCGGAGCCATGATTCTGAGTTTGTTGATATGGAAAAGCATCCAATCCTTGAAGAGAAAAGCTTTAGGAAAGCTGGTTATGAAGCAAAAGAGCAAAGTGCTGTAAAAGATGACCTTGGCATTCGAAATCATAAATTGGAGCAATCTCAAGGGTCTTCAGAATTTAATGAGTCGAAAAT CAACTCTGATAATCGGGAGACCAGTGGTGTATTGGCTTCAAAGAAGCCAACTTTGTGGGGAAACCTGAAGTCTCTTGCAAATGGCATAATAAATATCTGGAAAAAATTCTGA
- the LOC130982421 gene encoding uncharacterized protein LOC130982421 isoform X1, with amino-acid sequence MRKKLLIAAAARLSFRSIQKPPSFDVSNSVGPLYVQSCGWSYAASVSSDMPNAPKGRKKIRQCERRAMVESYVNKYRTINAGKFPTTKDVQRQVGGGFYFVREIIQELEYKSRTNSSKEMDENLLEQKKFNESKLQITVARKVSSDNTGSAKERTAQDDSQSIGLDEQEIINAGCDHLKVNRQSRTSYEAEIIHAPDAPTNQLLQERRKSPSSPSSDNNGNVYDKAEGHVSEFVETENHQVVEERCIGKEGYEKRGKAPSGDIYGETSHSTLQVPKDVRSGNDMPSYSSASVTPERHQLNEETEDVSASSVKKSSSSHSKARSHDSEFVDMEKHPILEEKSFRKAGYEAKEQSAVKDDLGIRNHKLEQSQGSSEFNESKINSDNRETSGVLASKKPTLWGNLKSLANGIINIWKKF; translated from the exons ATGAGGAAGAAGCTTCTGATCGCAGCAGCAGCACGCCTCTCCTTCCGCTCCATTCAGAAACCTC CATCCTTCGATGTAAGCAATTCTGTTGGTCCATTGTATGTCCAGTCGTGCGGATGGTCATATGCTGCTTCTGTTTCTTCTGACATGCCAAATGCCCCAAAAGGCCGGAAGAAGATTCGTCAATGTGAACGTAGAGCGATGGTTGAGTCTTACGTGAACAA ATATAGAACAATAAATGCAGGGAAGTTCCCGACAACAAAGGATGTTCAAAGACAAGTTGGTGGTGGTTTTTATTTTGTACGGGAAATCATACAGGAACTGGAATACAAATCTAGAACGAATTCTTCCAAAGAAATGGATGAGAATCTGTTGGAACAGAAGAAATTCAATGAGAGTAAACTCCAAATCACTGTAGCCCGGAAGGTTTCATCAGATAATACTGGGAGTGCAAAAGAAAGGACAGCCCAAGATGATTCTCAGTCAATAGGTTTAGATGAACAAGAGATTATTAATGCTGGTTGTGATCATCTTAAAGTAAATAGACAGTCACGGACGTCATATGAAGCTGAAATTATCCATGCACCA GATGCACCAACAAACCAGCTGCTACAAGAGAGACGAAAAAGTCCTTCTAGTCCTTCAAGTGATAACAATGGTAATGTGTATGACAAAGCTGAAGGCCATGTATCTGAATTTGTTGAAACGGAAAATCATCAAGTAGTGGAGGAACGATGCATTGGGAAAGAAGGTTATGAGAAAAGGGGGAAAGCTCCCTCGGGAGACATTTATGGAGAGACTTCCCATTCAACCCTCCAGGTACCAAAAGATGTAAGGTCTGGGAATGATATGCCTAGTTATTCTTCTGCTTCTGTTACACCAGAGAGGCACCAGCTAAATGAAGAAACAGAAGATGTTTCTGCCTCATCTGTTAAAAAATCTAGCAGTAGTCACAGCAAAGCTCGGAGCCATGATTCTGAGTTTGTTGATATGGAAAAGCATCCAATCCTTGAAGAGAAAAGCTTTAGGAAAGCTGGTTATGAAGCAAAAGAGCAAAGTGCTGTAAAAGATGACCTTGGCATTCGAAATCATAAATTGGAGCAATCTCAAGGGTCTTCAGAATTTAATGAGTCGAAAAT CAACTCTGATAATCGGGAGACCAGTGGTGTATTGGCTTCAAAGAAGCCAACTTTGTGGGGAAACCTGAAGTCTCTTGCAAATGGCATAATAAATATCTGGAAAAAATTCTGA
- the LOC130982682 gene encoding uncharacterized protein LOC130982682, producing MVVRFNPSCLTLYQHPHHSVCFSKQVSVKSSYGRHMKRGGISRPQIEFPSPLGNGEGLRVFVVSDLHTDYAENLNWVKCLNNVKHNVNDVLLVAGDVAETYDLFVVTMSLLKERFEHVLYVPGNHDLWCRREGQKYVDSVEKLDKLLEACKALGVETQPMVIGELGIIPLFSWYHESFDREKDITGFHIPPLEMACKDFHACKWPHGLSNGDMSLSMYFDAMNDKQLEMMEEVKMKCDHIITFSHFVPRQELCPEKRMLFYPKLPKIIGSDSLEDRIRSIHGAEGKKDASSACHVFGHTHFCWDAVVDGIRYVQAPLAYPRERKRRMNGGENWLPFCIYAENKFSERLNPCFWSDYYSANPRTPHNTELAPWVARFYRQTHPVDV from the exons ATGGTGGTGAGGTTTAACCCTTCGTGTCTCACACTGTATCAACATCCTCACCACTCTGTTTGTTTCTCGAAACAAGTATCTGTTAAAAGCAGTTATGGGAGACACATGAAAAGAGGTGGAATTTCAAGGCCCCAGATAGAGTTTCCTTCTCCTTTGGGGAACGGTGAGGGTTTGCGTGTGTTTGTTGTGTCTGATTTGCACACTGACTATGCTGAGAACTTGAATTGGGTGAAGTGCCTGAACAATGTGAAGCACAACGTGAATGATGTTCTTCTTGTGGCTGGTGATGTTGCTGAGACATATGACTTGTTTGTTGTGACAATGTCTCTCTTGAAAGAAAGATTTGAACATGTGCTCTATGTGCCTGGAAATCATGACCTTTGGTGCCGTCGCGAGGGACAAAAATAT GTTGATTCTGTTGAAAAGCTGGATAAGTTGCTTGAAGCATGTAAGGCACTTGGAGTTGAAACACAACCAATGGTTATAGGTGAATTAGGAATCATTCCCTTGTTCTCTTGGTACCATGAG AGCTTTGACAGAGAGAAGGACATAACGGGATTTCACATCCCGCCTTTGGAGATG GCATGTAAAGACTTCCATGCGTGTAAGTGGCCACATGGACTTTCAAATGGAGATATGTCCCTTTCAATGTATTTTGATGCCATGAATGATAAGCAACTGGAGATGATGGAGGAGGTTAAGATGAAATGTGATCACATTATTACCTTTTCCCATTTTGTTCCAAG GCAGGAACTGTGTCCAGAGAAGAGGATGTTATTTTATCCTAAGCTTCCAAAAATAATTGGTTCAGACTCTCTTGAAGATAGAATAAGGTCTATTCATGGTGCTGAGGGTAAGAAGGATGCATCATCTGCTTGCCATGTGTTTGGCCATACTCACTTTTGTTGGGATGCTGTTGTTGATGGTATCAG GTATGTGCAAGCACCATTGGCATATCCAAgggagaggaagaggagaaTGAATGGAGGTGAAAATTGGCTACCATTTTGCATTTATGCTGAAAACAAATTTTCTGAGAGACTCAATCCTTGCTTTTGGTCTGACTATTATTCTGCCAACCCAAGAACACCTCATAACACTGAACTTGCTCCTTGGGTTGCCAGATTTTACAGGCAAACACACCCTGTAGATGTGTAA